Proteins encoded in a region of the Mariprofundus ferrinatatus genome:
- a CDS encoding DUF1924 domain-containing protein → MKRIAITFALLLLAQPAMASDVIEELLNSYRAEGAAAFDGKRGKTMWQEQHQQPQLGKAVSCASCHGTDLTQRGSHIKTGKLIEPLAVRTNAGRLTDPVKIEKWFGRNCHWTYGRACTAQEKGDFLLFIQNY, encoded by the coding sequence ATGAAAAGAATTGCTATCACCTTTGCTCTGCTGCTACTGGCGCAACCCGCCATGGCCTCAGACGTTATCGAAGAGCTGCTCAACAGCTATCGCGCCGAAGGAGCTGCTGCGTTTGACGGCAAGCGCGGTAAAACCATGTGGCAGGAACAGCACCAGCAGCCGCAGCTTGGCAAGGCGGTAAGTTGTGCCTCCTGCCACGGAACAGACCTGACACAGAGAGGCAGCCATATTAAAACAGGTAAGCTGATCGAGCCCCTGGCTGTTCGCACCAATGCGGGGCGCCTGACAGACCCTGTGAAAATAGAGAAATGGTTCGGCCGCAACTGTCACTGGACCTATGGCCGCGCCTGCACAGCGCAGGAGAAAGGCGACTTTCTGCTGTTCATCCAGAATTACTAA
- a CDS encoding cytochrome b/b6 domain-containing protein has product MTEKEIQIWDPLIRIFHVLLITCFVLAWWFEDDYLKLHLLCGSIVLGLIFFRMIWGITGTPHTRFSDFPLSPRMLLSHLNSLWKLRKESYPGHTPAGSLMIITLLLLLLLLSLSGVAVYALQTGHGPLASWAESVDFQREIWLTKIHQLLADTITLLALLHVGGVLFESLLQKQNLALAMITGRKKRMEKQP; this is encoded by the coding sequence ATGACTGAAAAAGAGATTCAAATCTGGGATCCGCTAATACGCATTTTTCATGTGCTGCTCATCACCTGCTTTGTACTGGCCTGGTGGTTCGAGGACGACTACCTGAAGCTGCACCTGTTGTGCGGGAGCATCGTGCTTGGCTTGATCTTCTTCCGAATGATCTGGGGCATAACCGGCACGCCCCACACTCGGTTCAGCGACTTTCCGCTTTCACCCCGAATGCTGCTATCCCACCTCAACAGCCTGTGGAAACTGCGCAAGGAGAGTTATCCGGGTCATACACCTGCAGGCAGCCTCATGATTATCACGCTGCTACTTCTACTCCTGCTATTGAGTCTGAGCGGTGTGGCCGTTTATGCGCTGCAAACCGGGCACGGACCGCTTGCCAGCTGGGCAGAATCGGTCGATTTCCAGCGCGAGATATGGCTGACGAAAATTCACCAACTGCTCGCCGACACCATCACACTCCTCGCCCTGCTGCATGTGGGGGGCGTGCTGTTCGAAAGCCTTCTGCAAAAACAGAACCTGGCCCTGGCCATGATTACCGGCAGAAAAAAAAGAATGGAGAAACAACCATGA
- a CDS encoding PepSY domain-containing protein: MRLLLILLMLSLPLLSPAAWGDEKDHERAHRLMHEHQVLPLSRIVEMISGPYPGKILDVELEEEDNEAIVYEMKILGKDRGVRKIKVDARTGNILESEIDD; encoded by the coding sequence ATGCGCCTGCTGCTCATCCTGCTGATGCTCTCTCTGCCGCTGTTATCACCGGCGGCATGGGGAGATGAGAAGGATCACGAGCGGGCACACAGGCTGATGCATGAGCATCAGGTGCTTCCGCTCAGCCGTATAGTGGAAATGATATCCGGCCCCTATCCCGGCAAGATCCTCGATGTTGAACTGGAAGAGGAAGATAATGAAGCGATTGTGTATGAAATGAAGATCCTGGGTAAGGATCGGGGAGTACGCAAAATCAAGGTGGATGCCCGTACCGGAAACATTCTGGAAAGCGAGATTGATGACTGA
- a CDS encoding cyclic nucleotide-binding domain-containing protein has product MGEKAFTIAWMRGSQLFAPLPDALLNELAGHCSIQSFSAGDFLIRENGDNISLFLLTRGEVKIVSNGTEVDRQQSGDTVGEISSSGISPPVADVIAIDDVEAVSFPLELIQSLCNTHPDFARRLREAGMIKVYGR; this is encoded by the coding sequence ATGGGAGAGAAGGCATTTACCATTGCCTGGATGCGGGGAAGCCAGCTCTTTGCCCCGCTTCCAGACGCGCTCCTCAACGAACTGGCCGGTCACTGCAGCATCCAGTCATTCAGTGCCGGAGATTTTCTGATCAGGGAGAACGGGGACAACATCTCACTGTTTCTTCTGACTCGCGGCGAAGTAAAGATCGTCAGCAATGGCACCGAGGTCGACAGGCAACAGAGCGGCGATACCGTCGGTGAAATTTCCTCATCTGGAATCAGCCCGCCGGTTGCCGATGTCATAGCAATTGATGATGTCGAAGCTGTCTCTTTTCCGCTCGAACTGATTCAATCGCTCTGCAACACCCATCCCGACTTTGCACGACGGCTGCGTGAAGCCGGCATGATTAAGGTTTATGGCAGGTAA
- a CDS encoding response regulator transcription factor gives MRLLLAEDDAALSTTVADFLRSHGYAVDLAEDGTEAAFLGSSEPYDVIVLDLGLPGISGLQVLQQWRVSGIKTPVLILTARGAWHEKVDGFRAGADDYLTKPFHSEELLVRLQALVRRAHGHAGGELQAGPLKLDEGRQSVSIHCADGRQEIELSGVEFRLLKYMMLQPGKILSASQIIEHVYDYNDEKESNVIEVYISRLRKRLGKSAILTKRGQGYVFNPDGICVH, from the coding sequence ATGCGACTACTTCTGGCTGAAGATGATGCAGCACTCTCCACCACCGTAGCCGATTTCCTGCGCAGCCATGGCTATGCGGTGGACCTCGCTGAGGATGGAACTGAAGCCGCCTTTCTGGGCAGTAGCGAACCTTACGACGTTATCGTCCTCGACCTGGGGTTACCCGGCATAAGCGGCTTGCAGGTGCTGCAACAGTGGCGGGTTTCGGGAATCAAAACACCGGTACTGATCCTGACCGCGCGTGGTGCATGGCATGAGAAAGTGGACGGATTCCGCGCTGGTGCCGACGACTACCTCACCAAGCCGTTTCACTCCGAAGAGCTGCTTGTACGACTTCAGGCACTGGTACGCAGGGCACACGGTCATGCCGGAGGCGAACTGCAGGCTGGCCCGCTTAAACTCGATGAGGGGAGACAGAGCGTTTCCATTCATTGTGCAGATGGGCGGCAGGAGATCGAACTATCCGGAGTTGAGTTCCGGCTGCTCAAATACATGATGCTGCAGCCGGGCAAGATCCTCAGTGCAAGCCAAATCATTGAACACGTTTACGACTACAATGATGAGAAGGAGTCGAATGTCATTGAGGTCTACATCAGTCGCCTGCGCAAACGGCTTGGGAAAAGCGCCATCTTGACCAAGCGAGGACAGGGATATGTATTCAACCCGGATGGTATATGCGTTCACTGA
- a CDS encoding cation:proton antiporter, giving the protein MHLDPAILIITIVLFFAMLTAYVAMRLKLPIVVAYILTGILIGPSGFAVIEDHDLVTRIGEIGVIMLLFFVGMEVSIPRLMEGWKIAFVGTNIQILISVAACVGLAMLVDMTWQQGVLYGFIISLSSTAVVLRMLQDSGELELPLGQNALGVLLVQDMAIIPMMVILSMLGGGEDVSVSAVAVQVVGGVAILLFVIWLMRSGRFHIPEVLLGSFEHRMMLGLLLCLGSASLTGWLGLSPALGAFLAGVVLASSDQSKWVHEHIGPVQVIFMAMFFLSVGMLVELEYLFSHVEVVLGVTLLVFLFNSGTNVFVMRALGEQWEPALVTAGLLSQIGEFSFLLAAVGLHVALIDQTLHTMTVLVIALTLLLSPLWHSLIKRFARIHGVYTSDRL; this is encoded by the coding sequence ATGCATCTCGATCCCGCCATACTGATTATCACCATTGTACTCTTCTTCGCCATGCTTACGGCATATGTTGCCATGCGTTTGAAGCTGCCGATTGTGGTCGCCTATATTCTGACCGGTATCCTGATCGGCCCCTCCGGATTCGCCGTGATAGAGGACCATGATCTGGTAACGCGTATTGGGGAGATCGGTGTGATCATGCTGCTCTTTTTCGTCGGTATGGAGGTCTCCATTCCGCGCCTGATGGAGGGGTGGAAGATCGCTTTTGTCGGCACCAATATCCAGATTCTGATCAGTGTGGCCGCCTGCGTGGGGCTGGCTATGCTGGTGGATATGACATGGCAGCAGGGGGTGCTCTACGGCTTTATTATCAGCCTCTCCAGTACTGCCGTGGTGCTGAGGATGCTGCAGGACTCCGGAGAGCTGGAGCTGCCGCTGGGCCAGAACGCGCTCGGTGTCTTGCTGGTTCAGGATATGGCGATCATTCCGATGATGGTCATCCTCAGTATGCTTGGCGGCGGCGAGGATGTCTCAGTTTCAGCTGTTGCTGTGCAGGTTGTGGGCGGTGTCGCGATCCTGCTGTTTGTCATCTGGTTGATGCGTTCCGGCCGTTTCCACATTCCGGAGGTGTTGCTGGGGAGCTTTGAGCACAGGATGATGCTTGGGCTGCTCCTCTGCCTGGGTTCGGCATCACTGACAGGCTGGCTGGGGCTCTCTCCGGCGCTGGGGGCATTTCTGGCCGGCGTAGTGCTGGCCTCCTCGGATCAGTCCAAATGGGTGCATGAACATATTGGTCCGGTACAGGTCATATTCATGGCCATGTTTTTCCTCTCTGTCGGTATGCTTGTGGAACTCGAATATCTGTTTTCCCATGTTGAGGTCGTGCTGGGCGTGACCTTGCTTGTCTTTCTTTTTAATTCGGGGACCAACGTCTTTGTCATGCGCGCGCTGGGTGAGCAGTGGGAGCCGGCTCTGGTCACTGCCGGTCTGCTCAGCCAGATCGGTGAATTCTCATTCCTGCTGGCGGCGGTTGGACTGCACGTGGCACTGATCGATCAGACACTGCATACAATGACCGTGCTGGTGATTGCGCTGACGCTGTTGCTCAGTCCCCTCTGGCACTCCCTGATTAAACGCTTTGCCCGTATTCACGGCGTATACACATCCGACCGTTTATGA
- the mutL gene encoding DNA mismatch repair endonuclease MutL yields MPEQLIHILSPQVANQIAAGEVVERPSSAVKELVENSLDAGATKIIVRITGAGKKSIVIEDDGSGMSAADAELALQRHATSKIETSEDLHHIASHGFRGEALPSIASVSRFRMQTALAGSGEGVEVRVDGGGATEVRPTAPRRGTRIEVLDLFLNTPARLNFMRTDKTEEASIIEAFRSLALANPSVAMQLELDGRTRFDFAPQDERARVVAIMGNDFADNSIDMAIEHEGMQISGHLGLPTFHHRDSTRMLFMINGRVIRDKQLIAAVRAGYRDVMFHDRYPVAVMKIEIDPADVDVNVHPSKREVRFRSPQTVRAGVVSCIRAAIDQFGRSVSSTTTADAMRSMQYGGGRYAAPSPGGVPRPSSSGFRTPAASGAMPGNMQHRLFSHAEAAEPETGYRTGHPDLGHPLAQIHRCYILAQTESGVILVDQHAAHERMTYEKLKKQLAGKKVSSQKLLTPETLHLGGKQAAWLHDHHELLHPFGVEIEIVGEESFRIVAVPSMLVKEPAAELVVELIESCMLMGADAESDGRGLGRVLERWLGNRACKGSIKSGRILSHDEQESLLRAMEGTPNIAQCNHGRPTYVSLSLNDLDRLFGRKE; encoded by the coding sequence ATGCCTGAACAGCTGATCCATATTCTATCCCCACAGGTGGCCAACCAGATTGCTGCCGGTGAAGTGGTGGAGCGTCCCTCCTCAGCCGTAAAAGAGCTGGTTGAGAACTCACTTGATGCCGGGGCGACAAAGATCATTGTGCGTATTACAGGAGCGGGAAAAAAATCGATTGTGATCGAGGATGACGGCTCGGGAATGAGTGCGGCGGATGCCGAGCTTGCACTGCAGCGACATGCTACCAGTAAAATCGAGACCTCCGAGGACCTGCACCATATCGCCAGCCACGGTTTCCGCGGTGAGGCACTGCCATCAATCGCCTCGGTTTCACGTTTCCGCATGCAGACCGCGCTTGCCGGCAGTGGTGAAGGGGTCGAAGTTCGTGTTGATGGCGGTGGTGCAACCGAAGTTCGCCCGACGGCTCCCAGGCGTGGCACGCGTATCGAGGTGCTTGATCTCTTCCTCAACACCCCGGCGCGCCTGAATTTTATGCGCACCGACAAAACCGAAGAGGCGTCGATCATAGAGGCTTTCCGCTCGCTGGCACTTGCCAATCCATCCGTGGCAATGCAGCTGGAACTCGATGGCCGCACACGCTTCGATTTTGCACCGCAGGATGAGCGGGCTCGCGTTGTGGCAATCATGGGCAACGATTTTGCCGACAACAGTATCGACATGGCGATTGAGCATGAGGGGATGCAGATCTCCGGCCATCTGGGATTGCCGACCTTCCATCACCGCGACTCCACCCGCATGCTTTTCATGATCAACGGCCGCGTAATCCGTGACAAACAGCTGATTGCTGCGGTGCGCGCAGGATATCGCGATGTCATGTTTCATGATCGCTATCCGGTAGCGGTGATGAAGATCGAGATCGATCCGGCCGATGTTGATGTCAATGTGCACCCCTCCAAGCGGGAGGTGCGTTTCAGATCGCCACAAACGGTGCGTGCAGGCGTGGTCTCCTGTATCCGGGCCGCCATTGATCAATTCGGGCGCTCGGTCTCATCCACAACTACGGCTGATGCGATGCGCTCGATGCAGTACGGGGGCGGTCGTTATGCAGCCCCTTCCCCGGGGGGAGTGCCGCGACCCTCCTCCAGTGGCTTCAGGACTCCGGCTGCATCCGGAGCGATGCCGGGCAATATGCAGCACAGGCTATTTTCGCATGCGGAGGCTGCAGAGCCGGAGACAGGCTACCGGACGGGACACCCTGATCTTGGTCATCCACTGGCCCAGATTCACCGCTGTTATATACTGGCACAGACTGAGTCGGGTGTAATCCTTGTTGACCAGCATGCCGCACACGAGCGCATGACCTACGAAAAGCTCAAAAAACAGCTGGCAGGTAAAAAGGTCTCCAGCCAGAAACTGTTGACCCCCGAAACTTTGCACCTGGGCGGCAAACAGGCGGCATGGCTACATGATCATCACGAACTGTTGCATCCGTTCGGCGTAGAGATTGAAATCGTCGGTGAGGAGTCGTTCCGAATCGTTGCTGTTCCTTCGATGCTGGTGAAAGAGCCTGCAGCTGAACTGGTGGTCGAGCTTATCGAGAGCTGCATGCTGATGGGGGCTGATGCCGAGAGTGACGGCCGCGGACTTGGCAGGGTTCTCGAACGCTGGCTCGGCAACCGGGCCTGCAAGGGTTCGATCAAGTCCGGACGAATTTTATCGCATGACGAACAGGAGTCGCTGCTGCGGGCGATGGAGGGGACCCCTAATATTGCGCAGTGCAATCACGGGCGGCCCACCTATGTGTCACTCTCGCTGAACGATCTCGACCGCCTTTTTGGCAGGAAAGAGTAG
- a CDS encoding diheme cytochrome c, with translation MNKKIATGTAVMAICISLSVSFVAAGDDDWWGDKDRGYGERSATVAAVMNKTYETECGACHFAYQPGFLPVRSWVKMMGNLEDHFGDNATLDAVTSKEILDYLSNNAADRKNQRFSRSILRSIPQETTPLRITETRFFTGEHHELPKRLVRDNPKVRSFSNCQSCHTQAAKGDFNEHRVVVPGFGRWDD, from the coding sequence ATGAATAAAAAAATTGCGACAGGCACAGCAGTCATGGCAATATGCATTAGCCTTTCGGTCTCTTTTGTTGCCGCAGGCGACGATGACTGGTGGGGCGATAAGGATCGTGGTTATGGTGAGAGAAGCGCAACAGTGGCGGCTGTAATGAACAAAACCTACGAAACCGAGTGTGGTGCGTGCCACTTCGCCTATCAGCCCGGCTTCCTTCCCGTGCGCTCCTGGGTAAAAATGATGGGCAACCTTGAAGATCATTTCGGTGACAATGCGACACTCGATGCCGTCACCAGCAAAGAGATCCTTGACTATCTCAGCAATAATGCAGCTGATCGGAAGAATCAGCGTTTCAGCCGCAGTATCCTTCGCTCCATTCCGCAGGAAACCACGCCGCTGCGTATCACCGAGACCCGCTTCTTTACCGGTGAACACCATGAACTGCCGAAAAGGCTCGTCAGGGATAATCCGAAGGTGCGCTCCTTCTCCAACTGCCAGAGTTGCCACACACAGGCAGCCAAGGGTGACTTCAACGAGCATCGTGTCGTAGTTCCTGGCTTCGGTCGCTGGGATGACTGA